DNA sequence from the Rhodothermales bacterium genome:
CCAGCCAGCCCGCCGTGACCTACTATCTCGATCAGGCGCGTCGTTTCTGGCTGCAGAACGAGATGTATGGACAGGGGATGATTGCGCTTGCTCTCCATCGATGGGGCGACACGAAAATACCCGGAGCGATCATGCGGTCGCTCGCCGAAACCGCCTCGCACTCCGACGAACTCGGTATGTACTGGAAATACAACCGGGGCTACTTCTGGTACCAGGCACCGATCGAGACGCAAGCCCTAATGGTGGAGGCCTTCGATGAGATCGATAACAACAGCGCTGCCGTTGCCGATCTACAGCTATGGCTGCTCAAGCAGAAGCAGACGCAGGACTGGAAGACAACGAAGGCGACGACAGAGGCCGTGTACGCATTACTGATGCGGGGCACACAGCTGCTCGACGAAGAATCACACGTCACAATCAGCGTCGGTGACGAGACCATCGACAGTCGATCCCGGCCCGACGCCGAAGAGGGTACGGGTTACTTCACGACGTCGTGGGAAGGCGACGACATCAGCAGTGACATGGCGACGGTCGAGGTGACCAAAGTCGGACCAGGTCCGGCGTGGGGTGCGCTGTACTGGCAGTACTTCGAACAGCTCGATCGAATCACTCCCGCGGAAACTCCTCTAAGCATTGAGAAGAAGCTCTTTCGTGAGGAGTTGTCGAACGCAGGACCGGTTTTGAGGCCGCTGGATCAGATCGATGATCTCGCAACGGGCGACAAGATCGTGGTTCGGGTCATCATCCGAGTGGATCGCGACATGGAGTATGTTCACTTGAAGGATATGCGTGGAGCAGGTCTCGAGCCCATCAACGTTCTGTCCGGGTATCGTTATAAGGGAGGCCTGGGTTACTACGAGAGCACGCGCGATGCAGCGACCCATTTCTTCATCGGCTATCTCCCGAAAGGAACGTATGTTTTCGAGTATCCGCTGCGCGTCAATCTCGCAGGCGACTTCTCAAATGGCATCACGTCGATACAGTCGATGTATGCCCCTGAATTCACGTCACACTCTGAAGGCGTGCGGGTGCAGGTCGTGGATTGATCGAAGGGCGAAGCGGCGCGATGTTGAACAGCGACTGCGGTGACGAACGCTCCGATGCGAAAGATCATTCACATTGACATGGACGCGTTTTATGCGTCCGTCGAACAGCGGGACAATCCTGACTTCCGCGGCAGGCCCGTCGCCGTAGGAGGGAGGCGGCGCGGCGTGGTCATGGCAGCGAGTTATGAGGCCCGCAAGTACGGTGTGCGTTCCGCAATGCCATCGTCGACCGCAGCACGAAGATGTCCGGAGCTCATCTTTGTCCGTCCCCGGATGGACGTCTACGCGGGCATATCTCGTCAGATCAGGGACATTTTCCGGTCTTACACGGATCTGGTCGAGCCACTGTCGCTCGACGAGGCCTATCTCGATGTGACCGAACCGATGAAGGGTCCGGCATCGGGCACGCTACTCGCACGTCAGATCAAACGGGACATACTGGAGACTACGGAGCTGACGGCATCAGCCGGCGTCTCCTTCAACAAGTTTCTCGCCAAGGTTGCATCCGGATTCAACAAGCCTGATGGCCTGACGGTCATTCTGCCCGAGGACGCTCCTGCGTTCATAGCCGCGCTTCCTGTCGCACAATTCTTCGGTGTAGGCCGTGTCACCGCCGAGCGGATGAAGAAGATGGGTATCGAGACCGGCGCTGACCTTCAAGCGCTGGACGAAGTCGAACTCGTTCGTCGCTTTGGTAAAGTCGGCCGCCACTTCCATCGCATCGTGCGCGGTCTGGACGAAAGATCTGTTCAGCCAAACCGTCGACGCAAGTCCGTGGGCGCTGAGCGAACGTTCTTGGAGGATCTCAGCGATGTCGAAGAGATGGAACAGAAGATCTTTGAGATTGCGGGGAACGTTGCCGAGCGCATGAAGCGTGCGGGGGCACTTGGCCGAACCGTCACGCTCAAGATCAAGTATCACGACTTCATCGTGCGCACGCGGAGTCGAACGCTTCCGGATTATGTGGCCGACGCTGATGAACTGGCTGCAATCGGACAGCAACTGCTTCATGCGCCGGTGCCGGGACGACCTGTCCGACTGCTCGGACTTTCAATATCCAATCTCGACACGGGCGAAGGCGAACAGAAGGATCCCCAACTACGATTCCTCTGAACCGGACCACATCGCGTACTGTGGAAGGATGATGAGGATCAGAAAGACGACAGCACCGAGAATAGCGAACACGGTTCCGACTGCCTGGTCGAACTCAAGTATTCCCAGGCGGCCGAGCAGATAGTGCCAGTCGTGTCCTGACTTGTTTCCGCCGAGCAGGGGCAGTTGACGGGTTCGCGCGTCGGACGCATACACGGCAATGTTAAGCAGGTTGTGGCCCAGCCAGAACAACGCGATCTGTGTACCGGTACGGTAGCCGTGTGCGAAGAAGTGCCAGATGAGCAGGCCGGGAAGAACGATCTGCATGATCGTTCCGCCCAGGACACGGATGAACTGCCCGAAGAAGCCGAAGAAGAAATGGCCGGCCTCGTGGATCAGCAGGTCGGCGTTATCCATGAACGTCGACGTCGGGTAGAAGAATACGAAGTAGGCACAGATCGGCAACATGATCGCGGAGAGCCACCAGGTGCCGATGTAGTCCTTTATCGTCGTTTTGTCTATCACAGGCTGCTTCTTCTGTGGGCCTTAACTCACGTTATCGGTAAAAAGCACCAATGTCGTAAAACAGCGGCGTGTTTGAGTGTGCAGGCCTTCGTAACGTAGTGCGCGGGTATACTTACTCAACAGTCAAGACGTCTCCACGTTACACTCTGGGCATATGCCGAACAGCTCTGATCTCGATACGCCGGCGCTGGTGCTGGATCATATTCTCGGTTCGCGGCGCACCGTGCGAAAGTCGCTGTCCGGTGATACGATAACAATCGGATCCGAGCCCACGGTCGGGGTCTATCTCCCATCCGAGACATTCCCGGGCGTAAGGCCGCTGCATGCCACGCTCACCCGGCAGGGAACGAGCTATGTGATTACGGCACATGAAGGTGCCCCGGTTCGCGTTAATGGTGAAGCGGTGGTTGCCCAGCTCCTCCACCACGGTGATGCCGTGCGTCTCGGTGACCGGAGTCCGGTTATGAGATTCAGGTCAGTCGGTAGCGGATCGGCGACCCACAGGAGCATCGGTGACGTCATGAGAGACTGTCTGGACGGTGCGCGGCTCGAGCACGACCCGGGCCTGGCGCGCATGCGTGCGCTTCTTCGCGACGCCCCGACTCAGATGCTCACGCAGACCTCGCCGTTCGTGCGGCGTAGTCTCGCGATCGCGGTGGCCGTGCTGTTCGTTGCCGTCGCGTTTCTGGCCTATCGGACGTTCACCCTCGAGAAGAGACTCGAGGCGGCACAGGCAGGATATTTTGAGGGGATGGACCAGCTTGCTGCTCAGGCCGCAACCGGTGGTACCCTGACGATCGAAGAACTGGAAGCGGTGGAGGCCCGAATTGACGAACGGCTGAATCTTCTCGAGGCGCGCTCTGAGGCGGGGGAGAGAATCATTTCGGAGGCGTCTCGATCCATTGTGC
Encoded proteins:
- the dinB gene encoding DNA polymerase IV, whose protein sequence is MRKIIHIDMDAFYASVEQRDNPDFRGRPVAVGGRRRGVVMAASYEARKYGVRSAMPSSTAARRCPELIFVRPRMDVYAGISRQIRDIFRSYTDLVEPLSLDEAYLDVTEPMKGPASGTLLARQIKRDILETTELTASAGVSFNKFLAKVASGFNKPDGLTVILPEDAPAFIAALPVAQFFGVGRVTAERMKKMGIETGADLQALDEVELVRRFGKVGRHFHRIVRGLDERSVQPNRRRKSVGAERTFLEDLSDVEEMEQKIFEIAGNVAERMKRAGALGRTVTLKIKYHDFIVRTRSRTLPDYVADADELAAIGQQLLHAPVPGRPVRLLGLSISNLDTGEGEQKDPQLRFL